In Hyphomicrobiales bacterium, the sequence CCAGCCAGGGGCGCGAAGGATGAGGCACCCGAGGCCGAAGCCTGACGCGGAGGCGTGGTCATGGCTACCGGCCTCAGGAACTCCCCTTATGGAGAGCCTCTGAATGTTGCGCGGTACTGCCGCCGGGTATTGCTGCACGCACGTCACCATTTGATGAGACGTGAGTTCCCATGCAGACCGCGCTCGCCCTGCCACGATCAGGCCTCTGCTCCGAGGGGGCCATCGCGCAGCCGGCGCATCGTCGCTGCATCGTCCGGCGTGACAGCTCGATCCTCGAGCGCCTCGCAGCTCAGAGGCCCGCATGACCATCCCGCTCAACCCGCAGCCCGCCATGCCCGGCCCGGCCTTTCAGGGCCTGCCCCTCGATACGGCCTGCGCTCAGGCCGCGGCCTTTGCGAACGTCATTCGGGAAACCGAGAGCGTCGCCCTGGCCCAGGCTGTCGGTCGCTGCCTTGCGCAGGATGTCGTCGCCCGACGCGCCTGTCCCGACCGCGATCTCTCGGCCATGGATGGCTACGCCGTCGCGACCGCCTGCAATCTCGGTGCCGGCACGCACCTCAAGATCGAGGGCCGGATCGCGGCGGGCGACGTCGCGGAAAGCCTCGCGGATGGCACGGCGGCCCGCATCTTCACCGGAGCTGCGATCCCGGCCGGAGCCGGAGCCGTCGTCATGCAGGAACATGCCAAGCGGGACGGCGCCTTCGTCATCCTGGAGCGTCCGGTCGCGATGGGCGAGAACATCCGTCGCCGTGCCGAGGATGTCGCTCCGGGTGACCTGCTCCTGCGAGAAGGGCAGCGCCTCAACGCGCGCGGCGTCGCGATCGTCGCGGCCCAGGGCATCGACCGGCTCGTGGTGCGCCGGCCCGTCCGTGTCGCGATCCTCTCGACGGGAAATGAGCTTTGCCATGCCCAGGGAGACTGCGTCCCGGCGACCGGCGCCCTCGACTCGAACCGACCCATGCTGCTGGCGCTGGCGGCCGCACAGGGCCTCACCGCGGCCGACGCAGGCTGCGTGCCCGACGATCCCTCAGCCTTGGCCGATCACCTGCGGCGCCTCGCCGAGCGCTGCGACCTCATCGTGACGACCGGGGGGGCCTCGGTCGGCGAGGAGGACCATTCCGCCACGGCCCTTAGGCTCGCAGGCGGCACCGGCGCCACCCTGAAAATGGCGCTCAAGCCGGGCAAGCCCGCGATCGTCGGGCGGATCGGCGCCGCGACCTATCTCGGCCTGCCCGGCAATCCGCTGGCGGCGCTGGTGTCCTGGTCGCTGCTCGGAAATGCGGTCTTCGCCCGGCTGGAGGGGCGCGCGGTCACAAGGCAGCCGGGCTGTCCCATGCCGATCCGGCTCGCGCTCCGGCGCAAACCGGGAAGGACAGAGTTCATTCCGGCCCGCATCCACGGCGGCCCGGGCGGCCTGGAACTCGAATTGCTGGCCGGAAACTCGGCCCGCCTGCGTCCGCTGCTGGACGCCGATGGCTTCGTTGAACTGCCGGAGACGCTGACCGAAGCCCAGCCGGGACACCGCCTCGCCTTTCATCCCTTCGAGCGGCAGTTTGCCGTCTAGGCTCAGGACCGAAAAGTGGAATCCACTTTTCGGAGAAATCCAATGCCAGGACAACGAGATGGATCGCCATTCCGCGTCCGGAAAGACGCGCGGCGATCGAGCGGCGTCAGGCGCGGGCCGCCTGGGCACTCCGGGCGCACCAGCCCTCGATCTGTTCCGGATCCGCCGCCAGCATGGTTGTGTCTTCTCCGGCAAAGGCCCGCCAACGTGGTAGCAGAAGCTTGCTGACGGCGATGACGATCGGAATTCCGGCGACCACCGCCGCGCCGATCTCGTCGCGCAGGCCTTGGCCCTCGCATTCCCGCTGACCGAACCGATTGACGAACAGCACATGCGGTCGCGCCGCGACCGCCTCGCGCAGCCAGCTCGCCGCAACGGCAAGCCCGGACGGATCGAGCCGGCAACCGCGGGCCGCCGCGCCACGGTTCTCGAAGATCTGGATCTCCCGCCCTGTCCCGATATCGTCGAGAAACAGGGCAGCGCAGGTCGAGGCGCAACCGGCCTTTCCGTGCTGCAGGAGCCCGCGCGGGGTGAGTCCGGCGACCTGCAGCCTCTGCACGGCCTGCGCAAGCGCGGTGTCGGGCGTCTGATCGCGCTCATAGGCCACGACGCCAATTCGTCCCTCGTCCGTCCCGGTTTCCATCATCAGCCTCCCGTCATGCTCATGTGCCGCGACACGACCGGCCGATTACCGCGGTCGATCACGAAGTCATGTCCCTTCGGCTTGTCGGCGATGCCTTCGCCGATGGCGGCATGCAGCAGGTCGTTGCCTTCCGAACCTCGAAGGGCCTGGCTCAGGTCCCGGCCCTCCTCGTGCCCGAGGCAGGTGTAGAACATGCCGGTGCAGGTCACGCGAACGCGGTTGCAGCTCTCGCAGAAGGAATGCGACATCGGGGTGATAAAGCCGAGCCTGCCACCGGTCTCGGCGACGCGGACATAACGCGCCGGCCCGCCCGAACGATAGGGCAGGGGGTGCAGGGTGAAGCGCTGCGCCAGGCGAGCCCTGACGTCGGACATAGGCAGATACTGGTCGCTCCGATAGGCTCCGACATCGCCGAGAGGCATCACCTCGATCAGGGTCAGGTCCATCCCGCGTCTATGCGCGAACCGGACGAGATTCTCGATCTCGTCCTCGTTGACGCCCTTCAGCGCCACCGCATTCAGCTTCACCGCGAGCCCGGCCGCCTGCGCTGCGTCGAGGCCGTTCAGCACCTTGCCGAGGTCGCCCCAGCGGGTGATGGCGCGGTAGCGCTCCGGATCGAGCGTATCGAGCGAGACATTGACGCGCCTGACGCCACAATCGGCCAGCGCGACGGCATGGCGGGCGAGCAGGGTGCCGTTGGTGGTCAGCGTCAACTCGTCGAGCGCGCCGCTGGCAAGATGCCGCGACAGTGCGCGCAGCAGCGAGATCACATCGCGCCGGACCAGAGGCTCGCCGCCGGTGAGGCGGATTTTGCGAACACCGCGCTCGACGAAGGTCGAGCAGAGCCGGTCGAGCTCCTCGAGCGAGAGCAAGTCGCGCTTCGGCAGGAAGGACATCTGCTCGGACATGCAGTAGACGCAGCGCAGATCGCAGCGATCGGTCACCGAGACCCGCAGATAGGTGACGCGCCGCCGATAGGCATCGATCAGTGGGGAGTCGTAGGCGGCAGGACGGAAACAGCTCATTCGGCAGCCTCGTGCGGTTCCCCTTCGCCGGCTTCCGCCGGACAAGCGCAACCCCTGCCGGAATGGCCACCGAGCAGGCGGATCGCGCTGGCATGGATGTGACCTGACCAGTCGTCGATGGGGGTGGGATCGACCATGACCGGTCCGATCTCCGCCTCTTCCGGGCCACTGCGGGTGACGCCGAGATCGCGCACCAACCCGTCTTTCAAGCCATAGATCCAGCCATGGATCCGCAGCGGGCGGTTTCCGGCCCAGGCGGCCCTGACGATCGGGGTACGCGCGACCCGCGACACCTGCGCCTCGACATTCAGCTCGCAGAGCAGATTGAGACGCGCCTCCTCGCTGGCGCTGGGATCGAAGCGCTCGCGCTGGCGTTCGTAGACGTCGACGACGGGGGCAAGCCAATGGTCGACCAGCGCACCGGCCTGGCGCTCGAGCGCCCGGCGCACGCCGCCGCAGCCATAATGGCCGCAGATAATGATATCCTCGACCCTGAGCGCCTCGACTGCGAACTCGATTACCGAAAGCAGGTTGAGATCGCCAGTGTGCATGACGTTCGCGATATTGCGATGGACGAAGAGCTCGCCCGGGTCGAGCCCGACGATCTCATTGGCCGGCACGCGCGAATCCGAGCAGCCGATCCAGAGGAACCGCGGCTCCTGCAGGGCAGAGAGGCGGCGGAAATAGCCGGGCTCCTGGCGCGTCTTGGCAATCGCCCAGTCGACATTGCGGTCGAACAGCGCCTGGATCGAAACCTCAGCCATGGCTGCGCCCGCCGAGCACGATGCCGCGCCGGGCCGCCATGCGCCGGGCCAGCCCGTCGCGGTCTCTCGTCGTCAGCAGCAGCTCCGCCAGCGGAATCAGCACCGCGTTCTCCACCGTGAGATGGCGGCGCTGGCTGCGCGAGAAGCTGGCGAGGGCGGTGCGGAAACCGGCCTCGTCCCACTCCGCCGTTCCCCGCGCCCGCAGCCCGCCCGCGATGATCCCGGCGAGCCGGTCGTCCTCGGCATGTTCCCGAGAGAGCAGTCCGAGCAGCCGCTCCGCGCCGTCGCGCGGCTTGGCGCGCCGGCGGATCAGCGGAAACAGATCCTCCTCCTCGTCGATGACGTGCAGCGGCAGCTCATGCTCGATGCAGTGCAGGATGGCGTCGGCGGGGATGGTCGCGGAGCCGGGCGCTTCGGCGATGCCGTCGAGCAGCCGGCACAGATCGCGCAGGCGATGGTGCTCGGCGACGATGAACTCGAGCGGGCGCGCCAGCAGATCGCTGCGGACCGGTGCCAGTGCGTCGGTCTCGGCGGAAAGCTCAGTGACCGTGGCCGCAGGCATGAACCGCTTCCCTCGGCGGACGAAGGGCAAAGTGCAGGATGTTGCGCAGGCAGGCCTGGCCGGGATCGGTGGTCCGGCCCATGACGCCGATCAGGGAGACCCAATCCTCGTCGGAAGCCTGGTTGGAGAAGAGGTTGACGGCGCGGGCGGCGAAGCCACCGGCCGTGAGCCCTTCGGCCGCGGCAGCCGTCTCGACTTGGGTCAGCAGCACGAGATCGCCCAGCCCCACCAGCGTCTGCATCGCCATGGCTTCGTCGTCGAGGCGGGAGATGATGTCTCCGAGCAGCATGGCAAACGCCTTTCAGTGGACGTTGAGCTCGCCCGGCGACGGCACGTCGATGCCCTCGATCCGGGCGCTGCCGAGCAGCCGCGCGATATATTGCGCCTGCGCCCGCTGCAGCACCGCCTCGCCGAGATAAGTCGCGATCCGCTCCCGCACGAGCTCGAACGGCAGCAGACGACCCGCAATGGCCCTGTCGAGCCGGATGATGTGGAAACCATAGGGCGTCTCCACCGGCTCGCAGCCGATCATGCCCGGCTCCATCGCCGCCAGGGCCTTCTCAAACAGCGGCGTCGTCTGGCCGCGGCCGATCTGGCCGAGATTGCCGCCGAGCTCGGCCGAGGGGCAGGCGGAATGCAGGCGCGCCAGCTCGGCGAAGCGGCCAGGCGCCGCCACCAGTTCGGCAATGGCGGCGCTGGCCTGCTGCCGCGCGCGCTCATAGCTCTCGGCATCGTCCCCCCGCGCCGCGAATAGGATATGCGACGCCTCGTAGAGATCGGAGCTGCGGAAGCGCCCGGCATTGCGCTCGTAATAGCGCCAGCACTCCTCCCCCGTCGGCTCGGGTACGCTGATGTCCCGCTCGACCAGGGCGCGCATCCGTGCCTCGTCCTCGGTCTCGCGCCGGCCTTCCCCATCCGTCATCGGCTCGGCCTCGATCCCGAGCCGGACGACCTCCTGGCTCAGGGCCTCGCGGATGACCAGCGCCAGGGCCGCGGCCTTCCAGGCGGCGGCAGGCGACGAGGCCGGATGGTTCTGGACCTCGCGCGAGATCATCGCCCGCGAGATCACGGCTCCGTTGACCTTGATTGGAGCCTTCGGGGCTGCGGTGACCGGCTGGGCCGAGCAGGACGACATGACGGATATCCCAGGATGGGTTGCGTGCCGATGCGGATGCGCCGTTCAGCGGCGGGTTGCACGGACCGGGGCGGGAACCGCGCCCTGGCCGGCAAGGGGCCGCTTCTTGGTGCGCACGATCTGGTAGCCCGTCCGGCCGAGATACCAGACCGGCGCCGACCAGATGTGGACCAGACGGGTGAACGGAAAGACGAGGAAGATCGTCATGCCCAGCAGGAGGTGCGCCTTGAAGATCGGGTGCACGTCGGCGACATAGGCCGAGGCGCCCGGCTGCAGGGTGAGCGTCCCCTGGGCCCAGTTCATGAACTTGACCATCTCATGCCCGTCCATATGGCCGAGCGATAGCGGAATGGTGACAAGGCCGAGGATGAGCTGGGCATAGAGCATCAGCAGCACCGCGATGTCCGAGAAGGACGAGGTCTTGCGGATCCGCGGATCGAACAGGCGGCGGTGGAGCAGCAGGGTCAGGCCGAGGAAGCACATCACGCCGGCCAGCCCGCCGACGACGATCGCCAGCCCCTGCTTGAAGCCGTGCGAGATGCCCAGCGCGTCGAAGATGGCGATCGGGGTCAGAAGCCCGCCGGCATGGCCGAGGAAGATCACGAGCACGCCGACATGGAACAGGACGGAGCCGGCGACGAGCTGCCTGCGGCGCAGGAGCTGGCTCGAATCCGCCTTCCAGCTGTATTGCTCCCGCTCGAAACGCACCAGCGATCCGAGCAGGAAGACCGTCAGGGCGAGATAGGGATACCAGCCGAACAGGATATGGTTGAGCGTCGCGTTCATGACGGCAGCTCCTCAATCGCGGGGGGACGCATAGGTGAAGCGGGTCTTGGGCCGCCGCACGGTGGCAACGCCCAGCCCGGGGGCCGGCCGCTTGGCCTGGCGCAGCTTGGCGGCGAGGTTCTCGACGCCGCAATCGGCGCCGGGGCCGAAGCGAACTTCCTCGTCCTCCCAAGCCGCATCCAGCGCAGCCAGGTCGTTCGGATCCTGCTCCGTCTCGGGCACGATCGCCTCGAACACCTCTGGCGCGGGCTTCGTCGCCGCGAGCGCGACTAACGCCTCGAACACGACGGCATAGGGCGATTCCCGCTTGCGCAGCCGCTCGCCGAGCACCGTCATGACATGGGCCGGATCGGCCAGCACCGCCCTCGCCTCCTGCTCCGGCAGCAGCGAGCAGTATTCGAGGAAGAGCGGCACGAAATCCGGCAGTTCCGTGCCCTCGATGACGAAGCCGGCAGCCTCGTAGACGCTCTTCAGGTCGACCATGGCCTGGCCGCGGTCGCGGCTTTCGCCATGGACATGCTCGAACAGATGCAGCGACAGGGAGCGCGTCCGGTCGAAGAGCATCACATAGCGCTCCTGCGCATCGTAGACGTCCGTCTCCTCCAGCATGCGCAGCAGCGGCTCCAGCGACGCCGGATCGACGACGCTCTCTTCCGCCAGCACGGAACGAATCTCCGGAATCGCGGCCATCAGATCCCGGCCCGGATAGTTCAGCAGGGCGGAGAAGGCCTTGAGGGTTTTCATCTGATGTCTCCGGGCGGCTCGCTCGCCGAGCACTGCCGTTACGTT encodes:
- a CDS encoding Molybdopterin molybdenumtransferase, which translates into the protein MTIPLNPQPAMPGPAFQGLPLDTACAQAAAFANVIRETESVALAQAVGRCLAQDVVARRACPDRDLSAMDGYAVATACNLGAGTHLKIEGRIAAGDVAESLADGTAARIFTGAAIPAGAGAVVMQEHAKRDGAFVILERPVAMGENIRRRAEDVAPGDLLLREGQRLNARGVAIVAAQGIDRLVVRRPVRVAILSTGNELCHAQGDCVPATGALDSNRPMLLALAAAQGLTAADAGCVPDDPSALADHLRRLAERCDLIVTTGGASVGEEDHSATALRLAGGTGATLKMALKPGKPAIVGRIGAATYLGLPGNPLAALVSWSLLGNAVFARLEGRAVTRQPGCPMPIRLALRRKPGRTEFIPARIHGGPGGLELELLAGNSARLRPLLDADGFVELPETLTEAQPGHRLAFHPFERQFAV
- a CDS encoding conserved hypothetical protein (Evidence 4 : Unknown function but conserved in other organisms) produces the protein METGTDEGRIGVVAYERDQTPDTALAQAVQRLQVAGLTPRGLLQHGKAGCASTCAALFLDDIGTGREIQIFENRGAAARGCRLDPSGLAVAASWLREAVAARPHVLFVNRFGQRECEGQGLRDEIGAAVVAGIPIVIAVSKLLLPRWRAFAGEDTTMLAADPEQIEGWCARSAQAARA
- the moaA gene encoding GTP 3',8-cyclase — its product is MSCFRPAAYDSPLIDAYRRRVTYLRVSVTDRCDLRCVYCMSEQMSFLPKRDLLSLEELDRLCSTFVERGVRKIRLTGGEPLVRRDVISLLRALSRHLASGALDELTLTTNGTLLARHAVALADCGVRRVNVSLDTLDPERYRAITRWGDLGKVLNGLDAAQAAGLAVKLNAVALKGVNEDEIENLVRFAHRRGMDLTLIEVMPLGDVGAYRSDQYLPMSDVRARLAQRFTLHPLPYRSGGPARYVRVAETGGRLGFITPMSHSFCESCNRVRVTCTGMFYTCLGHEEGRDLSQALRGSEGNDLLHAAIGEGIADKPKGHDFVIDRGNRPVVSRHMSMTGG
- a CDS encoding Carbonic anhydrase, whose translation is MAEVSIQALFDRNVDWAIAKTRQEPGYFRRLSALQEPRFLWIGCSDSRVPANEIVGLDPGELFVHRNIANVMHTGDLNLLSVIEFAVEALRVEDIIICGHYGCGGVRRALERQAGALVDHWLAPVVDVYERQRERFDPSASEEARLNLLCELNVEAQVSRVARTPIVRAAWAGNRPLRIHGWIYGLKDGLVRDLGVTRSGPEEAEIGPVMVDPTPIDDWSGHIHASAIRLLGGHSGRGCACPAEAGEGEPHEAAE
- a CDS encoding Hemerythrin domain-containing protein, coding for MPAATVTELSAETDALAPVRSDLLARPLEFIVAEHHRLRDLCRLLDGIAEAPGSATIPADAILHCIEHELPLHVIDEEEDLFPLIRRRAKPRDGAERLLGLLSREHAEDDRLAGIIAGGLRARGTAEWDEAGFRTALASFSRSQRRHLTVENAVLIPLAELLLTTRDRDGLARRMAARRGIVLGGRSHG
- a CDS encoding conserved hypothetical protein (Evidence 4 : Unknown function but conserved in other organisms), whose translation is MLLGDIISRLDDEAMAMQTLVGLGDLVLLTQVETAAAAEGLTAGGFAARAVNLFSNQASDEDWVSLIGVMGRTTDPGQACLRNILHFALRPPREAVHACGHGH
- a CDS encoding Peptidyl-prolyl cis-trans isomerase ppiD, whose protein sequence is MSSCSAQPVTAAPKAPIKVNGAVISRAMISREVQNHPASSPAAAWKAAALALVIREALSQEVVRLGIEAEPMTDGEGRRETEDEARMRALVERDISVPEPTGEECWRYYERNAGRFRSSDLYEASHILFAARGDDAESYERARQQASAAIAELVAAPGRFAELARLHSACPSAELGGNLGQIGRGQTTPLFEKALAAMEPGMIGCEPVETPYGFHIIRLDRAIAGRLLPFELVRERIATYLGEAVLQRAQAQYIARLLGSARIEGIDVPSPGELNVH
- the narI gene encoding nitrate reductase A subunit gamma, with amino-acid sequence MNATLNHILFGWYPYLALTVFLLGSLVRFEREQYSWKADSSQLLRRRQLVAGSVLFHVGVLVIFLGHAGGLLTPIAIFDALGISHGFKQGLAIVVGGLAGVMCFLGLTLLLHRRLFDPRIRKTSSFSDIAVLLMLYAQLILGLVTIPLSLGHMDGHEMVKFMNWAQGTLTLQPGASAYVADVHPIFKAHLLLGMTIFLVFPFTRLVHIWSAPVWYLGRTGYQIVRTKKRPLAGQGAVPAPVRATRR
- the narJ gene encoding nitrate reductase 1 molybdenum cofactor assembly chaperone: MKTLKAFSALLNYPGRDLMAAIPEIRSVLAEESVVDPASLEPLLRMLEETDVYDAQERYVMLFDRTRSLSLHLFEHVHGESRDRGQAMVDLKSVYEAAGFVIEGTELPDFVPLFLEYCSLLPEQEARAVLADPAHVMTVLGERLRKRESPYAVVFEALVALAATKPAPEVFEAIVPETEQDPNDLAALDAAWEDEEVRFGPGADCGVENLAAKLRQAKRPAPGLGVATVRRPKTRFTYASPRD